The stretch of DNA AGAACGTCTGCGGACTGATCTGCGGGGAGATCATCCGCACGCTGCCGTCTGCCAGTCCTGCCAACAGGCCATGCGTGTAGGGACTCTGAGGAATGCGGGGGTCGGCCTCCTCGATCTTGGGACGGAGCTGGAAGGTCACGCTCTGCGCCTCCGCCGACCCCGGCAAGACATCGCCATAAAACGGATTGGCAAATGCGGCTGGACGAAATTCAAGAGTAAATTGTATACCATTAATGGTGATAGGAGGTGAGGGTCGAATAAAATTTATCTCGAAGCCCCAAAATCTTTTGACATCATGCTGTGAATATTGTCCGTTTTGTTTCATTATGTTGGCATAACAGGTTGTGATCTCGATGGTGTTGGACATGCCATCACGAATCAAGGCTGATCGATTAGCATGGAATTCCTTGTAAATCTGAGCATTGATGCAGTAACTCGCCACTCCAATTCTTTGAATGGCAAGGGAGGGATCATCCTCGTTCAGATAGGGCGGCATCACTTCGGCACCCCACAAGGCCTCTCCTTTGGGTCCGTTCGGGAGCATCTTCTCGTAGTATGCACCGCGCTCCATGTAGGGGAGAATTTCCACGAAGATGCTGTTGTAGCCAATGCGGTCATGGTTATCGGCATACATATGGATCGCCAGCGCGATCTGTCTAACCTTGTTTTTCTCCCGCGTCACGGAGGCGCTGAGCCGCACCTTCTGCACCGCGGGCAGGAGCAAGGCCAGCAGGATCGCCACAATGGCAACCGCTACCAGGAACTCCAGCAGGCTGAGCGCCGGGCGTCTTTCTGACATTTGGAAAGGGATCATGGTTGTGCCCTCGTGCTGTCACCAGTCGGGGCCGAGGACTTCGCCGCCGTTGGGAGTCACCGCCGCCCAGAACGTCTGCGGACTGATCTGCGGGGAGATCATCCGCACGCTGCCGTCTGCCAGTCCTGCCAACAGGCCATGCGTGTAGGGACTCTGAGGAATGCGGGGGTCGGCCTCCTCGATCTTGGGACGGAGCTGGAAGGTCACGCTCTGCGCCTCCGCCGACCCCGGCAAGACATCGCCATAAAACGGATTGGCAAATGCGGCTGGACGAAATTCAAGAGTAAATTGTATACCATTAATGGTGATAGGAGGTGAGGGTCGAATAAAATTTATCTCGAAGCCCCAAAATCTTTTGACATCATGCTGTGAATATTGTCCGTTTTGTTTCATTATGTTGGCATAACAGGTTGTGATCTCGATGGTGTTGGACATGCCATCACGAATCAAGGCTGATCGATTAGCATGGAATTCCTTGTAAATCTGAGCATTGATGCAGTAACTCGCCACTCCAATTCTTTGAATGGCAAGGGAGGGATCATCCTCGTTCAGATAGGGCGGCATCACTTCGGCACCCCACAAGGCCTCTCCTTTGGGTCCGTTCGGGAGCATCTTCTCGTAGTATGCACCGCGCTCCATGTAGGGGAGAATTTCCACGAAGATGCTGTTGTAGCCGATGCGGTCATGGTTATCGGCATACATATGGATCGCCAGCGTGATCTGTTTGACCTTGTTTTTCTCCCGCAGCAGAGAAGCAGCCGAGCGCACCTTCTGCACCGCGGGCAGGAGGAGGGCCAGCAGGATCGCCACAATGGCAACCGCCACCAGGAACTCCAGCAGGCTGAGCGCCGGGCGTGTATTAGACTTCAGCACACTATGCAACATAATTGATTTCTCCTTGTCAGTTAATTCCTCAAAATTTTATTTTACATTTATCGTTACCACCTTTGTTGTATTTTCGACCTTCTCATTATTTTCATTTCTAGCCTCTATGTAAGCCCAGCATTCATAATCTCCGGCTGGATTAACTAACAACTTTTGTTGCCATTTTTTATTGACAAAATCTAAATATACTGAATTATAAAATATTTGACCATTAGCTTTACATCTCGCCATAAACAACATCATTGAAAGTCTTTCGCCCTTTTCTAGGTTATACGTACCTGAACCTTCGATCGTTAGCGGCATGTTGTTCGGATTGGGGACGGGGCTGTTGGGGTCGAAAGCGATGTCGGCACCGAGCAAGCAGCAGAGGGTCAATCCGAGGAGGAAACACATAGCCTTCCGGCTCAGGCGGCTAATTTTTGCTCCTCCCCGTGGTGTGACGAACCGTTGACATGGCAAGACCTCCTCCCGAGACTTTGGAACTCCGATGAGAGACGGATGGGAAAGGTTCCTCCCCAACGAACCGGGAGACATTCGATCCGACAATGGAGATGGGCAGTATCGGATCAAACTGGGAACATAACGAATCTCCCGCAAGCGGTCAAGAGGAATTGGCAAAAATTTTTTGCCGGTTTAAAGTCTTGGTATCCTTGGATGTTGCGCTACAAGAGCGGGTCAGTCCGACGAAAGGGAGGGACGACGCACGGGGCCAGGCCGCGGGTGGTGATGCTGGAGGGATTAGGTGGTGCTGGAGGGATTAGGCTGCCCAAGGGGGCCTCCGGGCGGCGAGGGGGACGGGGAAAAAGGCTCCACCTTCGGATCAGGATCAGGCGGTGCCGCTTCCCCTTTCACTCACTCAGGTGTGAGGTAGAATACATCCCAGAAGAGGAAAGAGAGGCGGAACCCGATCGACCTTGGAGCACGGCACCATTGAAGTGGAGAAATCGCAAGCGGCGTTGGGGTTTCCGGCGGGAGAAAAAGCATGCTCGTGGGTCAAACGATTGGTTCCGGGGCCTACCGCTTTGAGGTGGAGGCGGAGCTGGGGGCGGGGGCGATGGGGATGGTCTATCGTGCCCGCTTTTACATGGATGGCAAAGTGGTGCCTGTGGCCTTGAAGATGGTCTCGCTGGGACTGTTGGGGAACGAAGCGGCCCTGGCCCGGTTTGAGCGCGAGGCGAACATTCTCAAGCAACTGCGGCATCCGAACATTGTCCGGCTGTACGCCTCTGGCCAATATCGCAAGATGCCCTTCATCGCGATGGAGTTTATCGACGGGGAGTCGCTGGACCGCGTGCTCT from Thermogemmata fonticola encodes:
- a CDS encoding DUF1559 domain-containing protein, whose product is MLHSVLKSNTRPALSLLEFLVAVAIVAILLALLLPAVQKVRSAASLLREKNKVKQITLAIHMYADNHDRIGYNSIFVEILPYMERGAYYEKMLPNGPKGEALWGAEVMPPYLNEDDPSLAIQRIGVASYCINAQIYKEFHANRSALIRDGMSNTIEITTCYANIMKQNGQYSQHDVKRFWGFEINFIRPSPPITINGIQFTLEFRPAAFANPFYGDVLPGSAEAQSVTFQLRPKIEEADPRIPQSPYTHGLLAGLADGSVRMISPQISPQTFWAAVTPNGGEVLGPDW